In a single window of the Octopus sinensis linkage group LG1, ASM634580v1, whole genome shotgun sequence genome:
- the LOC115218869 gene encoding fatty acid synthase isoform X2 translates to MPARMFDNPSVGEGTKNGPVNEISEFYCSDEVIISGVSGRLPESSNIAEFRENLINGIDMITEDDRRWKPGLYDLPRRSGKLKELDKFDAAFFGIPPKQADAMEPQLRMLLEVSYESLIDAGIDPYSIRGSRTGVFIGASESEAHQAWSVDPESTVGYHMTGCARSMFANRLSFYFDFKGPSFVIDTACSSSLLAMDQALMSIRMGLCDAALVGGTSLCLKPTTSLQFKKLNMVSEDGCSKSFDASANGYVRSEAVVVIFLQKAKNAKRIYATLVHSKNNADGNKERGITFPSGEVQKKLITEVYSEAGVDPKNVAYVEAHGTGTQAGDPQELNTIADVFCKGRDGPLFVGSTKSNMGHPEPASGLAALAKVIIAMEDGMIPANLHYKEPNPEIPGLIDGRLKVVTERLRWNGGYVGINSFGFGGSNVHALLRSYPTEKPVPHPASDMARLVTFAGRTEQAIYDAMEIVKQRKHDVDFQALMQETILLSTNNKPYRGYAFLNMEDTEIRIEKCPPETRPIWFVFAGMGSQWPGMGKSLMKLDVFYSSIMKSDAVISPLGIKLSQILLEGDENIFHNALYSFVGIAAIQIALVDLLSAMGIKPDGIIGHSVGELGCGYADGSLTAEETILAAYWRGKCILDGGLPHGKMAAVGLTWKEAKEMCPEGVVPACHNAEDSVTISGAADLITNFIEELKAKDIFAREVQSSSVAFHSYYMKQIAPALQAALDKVIVPKLRTSRWISTSIPAEKWDTQLAKFSSASYHVNNLLNPVLFQEALQHVPSNAIVIEISPHCLLQAILKRTLNTKCVLVGLMKRKHVNNLEFFYSTLGKCFMAGMNFNPLKVYSPVSYPVSRGTGMLNSIFKWDHSETWAVPTNEQFLTSGSGKENCCVIECDISSEEAKDYYLVGHIIDGRVLFPATGYLVLAWRAFAKMLAAFYEQLPVQFDNITIHRATILPNAGKLKFEVSIMQITGEFEIVENGNLVASGRIRAVQDLRSDIANNINTDLLDVSEDLNKLEVYRVLHLRGYDYGPTFQGILKTNSFGNQGVLCWNKNWVTFLDTMLQMSVLRLPGKGLRLPTRIKSVYIDPTCHDDCCREVNDETKGIKVTINSDIDTCTAGGVEILGLHATVAPRRQMQSSPILETHTFVPNIMDLSKVDKQMDSYTKICSNLCQSILKRILTSTNVPNRSFLETQLKDFNDSVPDVESTDFLKSPHSGLLQMLMKVPNSSSLKSDNLEHLLSSFESELSADQLLTYVYNQGALKSCLDTVLENLFKNKIKVVEIDATQKNFSQRIISSFQSHPIVTTDYIRTVSEGEMDVDSEVTGIPILRWDPANPSSDILSNADLVIASNVLHKYKDINQVMANICHVLNSGKFLLLEEATQYSEIFTCLEMLSKDYSSVTSSRPNFFLTNEDLKECIKNAELEIVCHFTGPISDMYLLRKKVKPLVCQKLVIDDLEGSWFNDLKNLFLKCSTEDSFDRLWLVSSSTPLNGILGLVNCLVKEDSSNKIRCIFNASLAGTQLHLTDDLFEKLQSTDLLMNVFRDGQWGSMRHLPFLSGLAQISESNHAYINVMTRGDLSSLRWIESSLKYFNTKLSPNKQLCTVYYASLNFRDIMLASGKLPPDAIPGNLADQDCLLGIEFSGKSPQGKRIMGLLSAKGLATSVDADRDFLWEIPNSWTLEEAASVPVVYSTVYYALVVRGQIKKGDSILIHSGSGGVGQAAISVAHFFECEIYTTVGTEEKKKYLQERFPFLKDKHFSNSRDTSFEVDILRVTNGRGVDVVLNSLADEKLQASLRVLANHGRFLEIGKVDLSKNTPLGMSIFLKNITFHGILLDALFEPGNKDWKKVANLLAKGIKSGAVKPLKTTVFDKTDVEAAFRYMAQGKHIGKVLIKIRDEATEVEGSHPTVVRVPAISKTVCNPNKCYIITGGLGGFGLELAEWLIERGAYKLVLTSRSGIKTGYQARKVRLWKEKGINVQVSVRNIVKLEETSMLMKEANKIGPVGGIFHLAMVLSDSLMEEQTIESYQKVFAPKVIGTKHLDQASRELCKSSLEWFVVFSSVSCGRGNMGQSNYGFANSVMERICEKRHMDNLPGLAIQWGAIGDVGIVISSMGDNDTVIGGTLPQRLNSCFTVLEKFLNQSHPVVSSYVLAERNVSNDSQGDSKANFVESVKNILGKYPESFFFSLFSMAGCLPNANHCQFALIIL, encoded by the exons TTAAAACCTACAACATCCCTACAGTTCAAGAAATTGAATATGGTTTCTGAGGATGGCTGTTCTAAATCCTTTGATGCATCAG CAAATGGTTATGTTCGTAGTGAAgctgttgttgtaatttttcttCAGAAAGCTAAAAATGCAAAACGTATTTATGCCACCCTTGTACATTCTAAAAACAATGCTGATGGCAATAAAGAAAGAG gtATTACATTTCCGTCAGGAGAGGTCCagaaaaaattaattacagaagTATATTCAGAAGCTGGAGTTGATCCTAAAAATGTGGCCTATGTTGAAGCACATGGTACTGGAACACAAGCAGGAGATCCTCAAGAACTCAACACCATTGCTGATGTATTTTGTAAAGGAAGAGATGGGCCACTGTTTGTTGGATCAACAAAATCTAACATGGGACACCCTGAACCTGCATCAG GTTTGGCTGCTTTAGCTAAAGTCATCATTGCTATGGAAGATGGAATGATTCCTGCAAACTTACATTATAAAGAACCAAATCCTGAAATTCCAGGTTTAATTGATGGTCGGTTGAAGGTGGTGACAGAAAGATTGCGCTGGAATGGTGGATATGTAGGAATCAATTCTTTTGGTTTTGGTGGATCAAACGTTCATGCTTTACTACGTTCCTACCCAACTGAAAAGCCTGTCCCACATCCTGCTTCTGACATGGCAAGATTGGTAACATTTGCTGGCCGTACTGAACAGGCTATATATGATGCCATGGAAATTGTCAAGCAAAGAAAGCATGATGTTGATTTCCAAGCCCTTATGCAAGAGACAATTTTACTCTCCACAAATAATAAACCTTACCGTGGATATGCTTTTCTTAATATGGAAGATACTGAAATACGTATTGAG aAATGTCCACCTGAAACCAGACCCATTTGGTTTGTATTTGCTGGAATGGGTTCACAATGGCCTGGAATGGGAAAAAGTCTCATGAAGCTTGATGTCTTCTACAGTTCTATTATGAAGTCTGATGCAGTGATTTCACCTCTTGGTATCAAACTAAGCCAAATTCTGCTTGAAggagatgaaaatatatttcacaatgcCTTGTATTCTTTTGTGGGAATTGCTGCTATCCAG ATTGCTCTGGTTGATCTTTTGAGTGCCATGGGAATAAAACCTGATGGCATTATTGGCCATTCTGTAGGAGAACTTGGTTGTGGTTATGCTGATGGATCATTGACTGCTGAAGAAACAATTTTAGCTGCTTATTGGCGAGGCAAATGTATTTTAGATGGTGGGTTACCTCATGGTAAAATGGCAGCTGTTg GTTTGACTTGGAAAGAAGCAAAGGAAATGTGTCCCGAAGGTGTAGTTCCAGCTTGTCACAATGCTGAGGATTCTGTTACAATTTCTGGTGCTGCTGACTTAATTACCAATTTCATTGAAGAACTAAAAGCTAAAGATATCTTTGCAAGAGAGGTGCAGAGCTCATCTGTGGCCTTCCATTCATATTATATGAAGCAAATAGCTCCTGCATTACAAGCAGCTTTAGACAAA gtTATTGTTCCCAAGTTACGTACTTCCCGATGGATTAGTACCTCAATTCCAGCTGAAAAGTGGGATACCCAACTTGCAAAATTCTCTTCGGCCAGCTATCACGTCAACAATCTTTTGAATCCAGTGCTGTTCCAGGAAGCTCTCCAGCATGTTCCTAGCAATGCAATTGTTATTGAAATATCACCTCATTGCCTCCTACAGGCAATTCTTAAAAGAACTTTGAACACCAAATGTGTTTTGGTTGGCTTGATGAAAAGGAAGCATGTTAACAACTTGGAATTCTTTTATTCAACGCTTGGAAA atgcTTCATGGCAGGGATGAACTTTAACCCACTGAAAGTATATTCACCAGTCTCCTATCCAGTGTCAAGAGGGACAGGCATGCTTAATTCCATTTTCAAATGGGAccatagtgaaacatgggctgtccCTACCAATGAACAGTTTCTAACTTCTGGTTCTGGTAAAGAAAACTGCTGTGTGATAGAATGTGATATATCTTCTGAAGAGGCTAAAGATTATTACCTTGTTGGTCACATAATTGATGGAAGAGTGCTATTTCCGGCTACAGGTTATCTGGTGTTGGCTTGGAGAGCCTTTGCAAAAATGTTAGCTGCTTTTTATGAGCAACTTCCTGTCCAGTTTGATAATATTACCATCCACCGTGCTACTATTTTACCTAATGCAG GCAAGCTGAAGTTTGAAGTGAGCATCATGCAAATAACTGGTGAATTTGAAATTGTTGAAAATGGCAATCTTGTTGCTAGTGGCAGAATAAGAGCTGTTCAAGACCTTCGCTCTGACATagcaaataatattaatactgaCTTACTTGATGTTTCTGAAGACCTTAACAAACTAGAAGTTTACAGAGTACTACACCTTCGAGGATATGACTATGGACCTACATTCCAAGGAATTCTTAAAACAAACAGTTTTG GAAATCAAGGTGTTTTATGTTGGAACAAGAACTGGGTAACTTTCTTGGATACCATGCTTCAGATGTCTGTATTAAGACTGCCTGGAAAAGGACTAAGACTGCCCACTAGGATCAAATCTGTTTACATAGATCCAACTTGTCATGATGACTGTTGCAGAGAGGTGAATGATGAAACAAAAG gcATCAAAGTTACTATTAATTCTGACATTGATACCTGCACTGCTGGTGGTGTAGAGATACTTGGTTTACATGCCACTGTGGCTCCACGACGGCAAATGCAATCTTCACCAATTCTGGAAACACACACTTTTGTGCCAAATATTATGGACTTGTCAAAAgttgacaaacaaatggattcaTATACAAAAATCTGTTCAAATCTATGTCAATCAATTTTGAAACGTATTCTTACGAGCACTAATGTACCCAACAGAAGTTTCTTGGAAACACAATTAAAAGATTTTAATGACTCTGTTCCAGATGTTGAATCAACTGACTTTTTAAAATCCCCACATAGTGGTCTGCTTCAGATGCTCATGAAAGTTCCAAACTCTTCATCACTCAAGTCTGATAATTTAGAACATCTTTTAAGTTCTTTTGAATCTGAATTATCTGCTGACCAACTGTTAACTTATGTCTATAATCAAGGTGCATTGAAGAGCTGTTTAGACACTGTACTTGAGAATCTGTTCAAGAACAAAATCAAAGTTGTTGAAATTGATGCTACACAGAAAAATTTCAGTCAaagaattatttcttcttttcagtCTCATCCCATAGTGACAACTGATTACATTAGAACGGTTTCTGAAGGTGAAATGGACGTAGATAGTGAAGTTACTGGCATTCCCATTTTGCGATGGGATCCTGCAAACCCATCTTCagatattttgtccaatgctgATTTAGTTATCGCTAGTAATGTTCTACACAAATACAAGGATATCAATCAGGTCATGGCGAACATCTGTCATGTTCTGAACAGTGGTAAATTTTTGCTTTTGGAAGAAGCTACACAATATTCTGAAATCTTCACATGTCTTGAAATGCTTTCAAAAGATTATTCTTCAGTTACTAGCTCTAGACCAAACTTTTTCCTTACTAATGAAGACCTGAAAGAATGTATTAAAAATGCTGAACTGGAAATAGTGTGCCATTTTACTGGACCAATCTCAGATATGTATTTACTACGGAAAAAAGTAAAACCATTGGTTTGTCAAAAACTAGTCATTGATGACCTTGAAGGAAGTTGGTTTAATGATTTGAAGAACTTATTTCTGAAGTGTTCCACTGAGGATAGTTTTGATCGTCTTTGGCTTGTATCATCATCTACACCATTAAATGGTATATTAGGCCTTGTGAATTGTCTTGTAAAAGAGGACAGTAGCAATAAAATCAG gTGTATATTTAATGCTTCTCTGGCTGGTACTCAACTTCATCTGACTGATGACCTTTTCGAGAAACTCCAATCAACAGATCTTTTGATGAATGTTTTCAGAGATGGTCAATGGGGATCTATGAGACATTTACCTTTCCTCTCTG GTTTGGCACAAATTTCAGAATCaaatcatgcatacataaacgttATGACTCGTGGTGACTTGTCAAGCCTTCGATGGATTGAATCCTCACTGAAGTACTTTAACACAAAACTGTCTCCAAACAAGCAACTTTGTACAGTTTATTATGCTTCACTCAACTTCAGAGATATTATGCTAGCTTCTGGCAAGTTGCCGCCAGATGCTATTCCTGGAAATTTGGCTGACCAAGATTGCCTTTTGGGGATTGAATTTTCTGGAAAGAGCCCACAGGGCAAAAGGATCATGGGATTGTTGTCTGCCAAG GGATTAGCCACCTCTGTTGATGCTGACAGGGATTTCTTGTGGGAAATTCCTAACTCCTGGACCCTTGAGGAAGCAGCAAGTGTTCCTGTTGTTTATTCCACAGTATATTATGCTCTAGTAGTCAGAGGCCAAATTAAAAAAGGCGACTCCATTCTTATTCATTCTGGCAGTGGAGGTGTTGGCCAAGCTGCAATTTCTGTGGCACATTTCTTTGAATGTGAAATTTATACAACTGTAGGAAccgaagagaagaagaaatattTGCAAGAGCGCTTTCCTTTCCTGAAAGATAAGCACTTCAGTAATTCCCGAGATACATCCTTCGAGGTTGATATTCTGCGAGTGACCAATGGTAGAGGTGTTGATGTTGTTCTCAATTCTCTTGCTGATGAAAAACTCCAAGCAAGTTTAAGAGTGTTGGCCAATCATGGACGCTTTTTGGAGATTGGCAAAGTTGATTTATCAAAGAACACACCATTAg gtATGTCAATATTTCTGAAGAATATTACTTTCCATGGAATCCTTTTGGATGCCTTATTTGAACCTGGAAACAAAGACTGGAAGAAAGTAGCAAATCTTttggcaaaaggaattaaatCTGGGGCTGTGAAGCCATTGAAAACAACAGTCTTTGATAAAACTGATGTGGAAGCAGCTTTCCGATATATGGCTCAGGGCAAGCACATTGGAAAAGTTCTAATTAAA ATTAGAGATGAAGCAACAGAAGTTGAGGGCAGTCATCCAACTGTGGTGCGCGTTCCAGCTATTTCAAAAACTGTGTGTAATCCTAATAAGTGTTATATTATCACTGGTGGTTTGGGTGGGTTTGGACTCGAGCTGGCTGAATGGTTAATTGAAAGGGGTGCTTATAAACTAGTACTTACCTCTCGTTCTGGTATTAAAACTGGATACCAAGCCCGTAAAGTGCGACTTTGGAAGGAAAAAGGCATAAACGTGCAGGTGTCTGTGAGGAACATTGTGAAGTTAGAAGAGACTTCAATGCTGATGAAAGAAGCTAATAAAATTGGACCAGTTGGAGGCATTTTCCATTTGGCAATG GTTCTGAGTGATTCTTTAATGGAAGAGCAAACAATTGAAAGTTATCAGAAAGTTTTTGCTCCCAAAGTGATAGGCACCAAACATTTGGATCAGGCATCACGAGAACTTTGCAAATCAAGTTTAGAATGGTTTGTAGTGTTCTCCTCTGTCAGTTGTGGTCGTGGAAATATGGGGCAATCCAATTATGGCTTTGCTAATTCTGTTATGGAAAGAATCTGTGAAAAACGACATATGGACAATCTTCCAG GTTTGGCCATCCAGTGGGGAGCTATTGGTGATGTAGGAATCGTAATTTCTTCTATGGGAGACAATGATACTGTAATTGGAGGTACTTTGCCTCAGCGGTTAAACTCTTGTTTCACAGTTCTTGAGAAATTCCTCAATCAATCGCATCCAGTTGTTTCCAGTTATGTTCTTGCTGAAAGAAATGTTTCAAATGATTCCCAAGGAGACAGTAAAGCAAACTTCGTGGAATCTGTCAAAAATATTCTTGGTAAGTATCCTGaaagctttttcttttctcttt tttctatggctggatgtcttcctaatgccaatcattgTCAGTTTGCTCTAATTATTTTATAA